A single Catharus ustulatus isolate bCatUst1 chromosome 7, bCatUst1.pri.v2, whole genome shotgun sequence DNA region contains:
- the MREG gene encoding melanoregulin, with translation MGLRAWLRSLGCCGCCGGEAAAPEKEPLLSNNNPYASFGATLARDEEQNLWSTPHDVTHTEADDDRVLYNMIVVRNQLDKDSEEWQKLNYDIYTLRQTRKEVRSRWKHILEDLGFQKEADSLLSVTKLSIISDSQNMSKARDILLKLSEETNIFPTSWELSERYLFVVDRLIALDAADEFFRMASAVYPKRPGGDRPDEGPRPLQSVLAAVP, from the exons ATGGGGCTGCGGGCCTGGCTGCGCTCGCTCGGCTGCTGCGGCTGCTGcggcggggaggcggcggcgcccGAGAAGGAGCCTCTGCTCAG tAACAACAACCCCTACGCGTCCTTCGGAGCCACCCTGGCTCGGGATGAGGAGCAGAACCTGTGGAGCACCCCCCACGATGTGACCCACACAGAGGCTGACGATGACCGCGTGCTCTACAACATGATCGTGGTCAGGAACCAGCTGGACAAAGACTCGGAG GAGTGGCAGAAGCTCAACTATGACATTTACACTCTACGGCAGACCCGGAAAGAAGTGAGGAGCAGGTGGAAACACATTTTGGAGGATTTAG GTTTCCAAAAGGAAGCAGATTCCCTCTTGTCAGTGACCAAACTCAGCATCATCAGTGACTCTCAGAACATGAGCAAAGCCCGGGACATCTTGTTAAAGCTCTCGGAAGAGACCAACATCTTCCCGACCAGCTGGGAGCTTTCTGAGCGCTACCTGTTCGTGGTG GACCGGCTCATCGCCCTGGACGCTGCGGACGAGTTTTTCCGGATGGCCAGCGCGGTGTATCCCAAGCGGCCCGGCGGGGACAGGCCGGACGAGGGCCCCAGGCCCCTGCAGAGTGTCCTGGCTGCAGTGCCCTGA
- the LOC116998816 gene encoding putative methyltransferase DDB_G0268948: protein MATKRFEGREHAAVYQKYRFAPGKELKQTILSYLQEKKAIPAELAVDVGCGSGQGTHFLGEHFKKVVGTDISAAQIQEAKDNPGMPNISYLVCPAEELPFQDGSVDVLTSFTAAHWFDIERFMREAERVLRPGGCVAISTYTVDMSVRYGDCSEKLTQIFRECWDQMLKYSHARVKYVLDNYQVIFEALPFPDKKRVTDIYDPIPMTVEGVVGYMESASSYQTFKKSDPTAATSLLQETEKRMLETMGVSSRETPVEFLVRHVCVLGCKGR, encoded by the exons ATGGCCACCAAGAGGTTCGAGGGCAGAGAGCATGCGGCGGTCTACCAGAAGTACAGGTTTGCACCGGGAAAGGAGCTCAAGCAGACCATCCTCTCCTACCTGCAGGAAAAG AAGGCGATCCCAGCGGAGCTGGCGGTGGATGTGGGCTGTGGGTCTGGACAAGGCACCCACTTCCTTGGGGAGCACTTCAAGAAGGTGGTGGGCACGGACATCAGCGCAGCGCAGATCCAGGAGGCCAAGGACAACCCCGGCATGCCCAACATCTCCTACCT CGTGTgccctgcagaggagctgccGTTCCAGGACGGCTCCGTGGACGTCCTGACGTCGTTCACGGCCGCGCACTGGTTCGACATCGAGCGCTTCATGAGGGAGGCCGAGCGCGTGCTGAGGCCGGGCGGCTGCGTGGCCATCAGCACCTACACCGTGGACATGAGCGTGCGCTACGGAGACTGCTCCGAAAAACTCACCCAGATCTTCAGGGAG TGCTGGGACCAGATGTTAAAATACTCACATGCTAGGGTAAAATATGTCTTGGACAACTACCAAGTGATCTTTGAGGCCTTGCCATTCCCAGACAAGAAGAG AGTCACTGATATCTACGACCCAATTCCCATGACTGTGGAGGGTGTGGTTGGTTACATGGAGTCTGCCTCTTCATATCAGACCTTTAAGAAGAGTGACCCTACAGCTGCAACATCCCTCCTCCAAGAGACTGAGAAGAG GATGCTGGAGACCATGGGAGTTTCCTCTCGTGAGACCCCAGTGGAGTTCTTGGTGAGGCACGTCTGCGTGCTGGGCTGCAAGGGCCGCTGA